In Euphorbia lathyris chromosome 2, ddEupLath1.1, whole genome shotgun sequence, the sequence GACAGTATAAAAAATCTTGGTAGTGAAATTGCCGGATTTAGAGCGGCGCTAGATGCAACGGTCAGTGTCGTTGAGGTCTCTCTGGATGTTTTCAATTTGCCGCTGTAGGTGCAACGGCAGGTGCTGCAAGTTTATCCATGCTTCCCCATTGAGGAAGTCTTCCACACAGCGGTAAGTGTTCCGCTGAACCCTGTTCGGAATAACCAGCTGATTTTCCACTGATGGCCGTATCCAGGGATCGGTCCAAAAGTTCAACTTCGAGTTGCTGCCTATCCACCATTCACAATCATCATGTATGGTATTGTAGGAGTCTCGGCATGAGGACCAAATCGATGAGGGGGAGATTACCTGTTTTGGAAGGCCTGCGACTGATAGAAATCGTGATTTGAGCAGTCTGATAATTACCGAATCCCCTTGTACCAGTTCCCAACTGAGCTTGCCAAGAAGGGCATTGTTAAAATGGCGGAAGTCTTTAATCCCCAATCCTCCTGAACTTTGATGTAGACAGCATTTATCCCAAGCTACAGTCGCCAGCTTCCTGGAATCGACGCAGCCAGTCTAAAGAAAGTTCCTGACACTCCGATTGATTCTTCGAATGAGCTGCGTAGGCCACTTATATACCATAAAGGAATGCACCAGCGCCCCTGTCAGGGAAGATTTTATTAAAGTTAGATGGTCAGCAAATGAGAGGATCGATCCCTTCCAACGGCTGAATGAggcaaggaaccgatcagcaATAGGGGCCAGGTGGCGAGCTCTAGGCGTGCCAGTGAATAGCGGGACCCCCAGATATGAGAAGTAGGGCGATGCTGTGCGAATTCCCAAAATTCCCCCCAGATGTCGGATTCTGCTAACACTGATGTGATGGCTGAAGTAACCGGTAGACTCAATTAACTCTCTGTCCAGATATGTCCCCGTAAAAGTCAAATAGACCTTTGATGGAACGCATATTTCCAATCGTAGCTCTACCGAATAATAGCATGTCGTCAGCATATAATAAGTGTGAGGGGAAATTGAACCTCCGGGTGTAAGGCATAGGTGCGAAATTGAACCAAATACATAACTCTATCCATTTTTGTCTTATTCACATGTCACTTTGTTTTCTCAATTATagtcacaaaataaaaataataattggctCATGTtatctcttattttatgtcttttacaGCACTAAAAAACAAcgttaataattatatattttgatgtcgaattgtattttttatgtcTATTGCTCTTAATGTGTTATAATTTTAATGCCAAATTTGTAttcattttatgttttttcttaATGTGTTATGtttctcttattttttatgCTAATTTGTTTTTTATGTCTATTGTTCTCAAATTATTTTCACGAATTGTTAAAGGCATTTAAAATGATTGCTCAATTGATGTTTGGGAGCTCTAAATTTAGATTTTTGGAAATGTTAGgtatcttttatctttcctCATGTTATCTTTTAAGTTCTTACCTACATATTCTTTTTCTTCTATGCTTATTTTAGCCTATTTTTTATACCCTTTTTTTGTTGATACTAGATCTAACTAGATTGAGGAACGACGATGCATTTGAGTAAATTATCCTTTCTTCTAACGAGTAATCCTTTATTAAGCAATGGTTACGACAAGTCGTTTgatcatttatattttatttaagttCATTACTTGGATCTATTAAGGTCGTCTAACATGATTTTTCAGTTGATGATTGGGAGTTCTGAATTTGGATTTTTGAAAATGCTAGCCATGTCTTAGTTTtccttattttgtttttctttgaaGTTCTTACTTGCATTTTCTTTTCCCTTTCTGCTTACTTTAGTCTGTTTTAGTTGGTTTTATATTGCTTTCAATTAATATTGACATTGttgttataatattttaaattttaaatgaaATACTATTATCATTGAATACTTTGATTCTCAAGATTTGTTTTTGTCACaatgttttaaattttaaatcaaATAATCAATATGACAATTTCGATAATTAGCATAGGGCACAAAATCTAACAATCTTTCACTTGCACTAAGGCTAACCATACATTGATCTAATACATATTGGCATGTATGAAATTCATGCTTCACTTATGGAAGAGGCTTGGTCATCGAATCAACACCATTTTTATCAATTGGCTTTTTGCAGAATTTCTTATCTCATCTTTCGATGATTTTACGAATAAGATGATAGCGACTAAGtgcctatttggattttttggtGTGATTAGTTTGTGAAATGGCACCATTATTGTCACAATAATGACCATTGACTTTGTAATGCTAGGAAAAACATCAACTTcaataatgtttttttatcCGAATAGCTTCATTAACTGCATTTGACACTGCATTATGTTCAACTTCTATTATGGAATCTACACTGAGCTTTACTTTGAACTTTTCCAGCTTACAACAcatccatttaaaaaaaacatacctTGATTATGATCTTAGATCATCATGGTCAGATGTAGACGCATTGCAAAGCCGTGAAACTTATTAGTAAGTGTGTTTCTAATATATGTAGATGCATGCATTGTAAAGCCACAAGGCCTAAAGTATTGGAGTTGGGCTAGAGTGAACATATCTACATGATATTAGACAAAACGGTTAAAttttaagttgtttttttttttttttgttttttagtttactcTCAATCTATGTTAGTTTAACTTGAAATGTCATATTCCTTGGTAGTTGTAATTACAAAATTAGTTAAAACTAGTCGAAGGCACACACTTTATGCGGTGTACAATATTTACatatctatttttatttataacattaatataaatttgGAGAATGAATTtcattcttcatttttctttttgaaaagtctatttttatttgagtttgttaattttaataatgtaattttatgttttccAACTGCCATAAATGGATTAATATCACGTTCGATTTATCTATGTTTTGTATGAGCTTCATTTTCAATTCTCCTCGTGTATAactaaaaagaatgaaaatagattttttttttcaagtttaTTACTTAAACATTAAATGGTACATCAGATTTGTAAATTGTTTTTACTACATTGTTTGAGATTTTTAAAGTGGGATGGACTTTTGGTATAACTAGCATTAAAATATGTTGCACGGTCATATGTAATcgaataatattaatatagaaAGATATTATAATACTTCAagattaaatttaatgacataaatcattctattccataaaaaaaatgaaatactattttttgacataattatGTGTCACAAAATAAGATTTgtcaattccttttcagttttAAATTCTATTGTGAAAACTAAAGGAGCATAGCTCAATTGGTACACATTTGGTTTTGGATATGGAAGGTTGTGGGTTTGAACCCatcttcttaccaaaaaaaatatataaaaaaacataatttattAAGATTAAATAAGATCAACAATCCTTTACTGATATGTTTCCCGAagagatgaaaaataaaatagttaaaTACAGTTTATTAAGGAACATCGAGTATTTAGTTAATCAGTTGTTATAACTTATAAGTGCTTAGTGGACTGGTTGTCAACTGATACGGAAAACTTCAGTCACCATATGTGAAATAAAATTTGGTAATCGAGTTCCCTCAAAGTAAAAATTTGGAGAGTTCTAGCTAAAAATTTGGCACTTGGTGATATCAGTTACCAAAAATTGAAGCATGGAGAATTTAGAAATTGCAGCAATGGTGTGCTGGTGCCTACGAGTAACCGCAATTCTTAGTTCTGGCGTAATTCTCGATCTTCTATCTCGATCCTCTTCAACAATGTTGTTGAGTTTTTGTCTAACGGAAATAGACCCAGCTTGTTTGGGGTAGTATAGATGCAGTTCGTGGCACTACTGATATCGTTTGGTGTACTACCCATATTggaaaattgaaattaaattttaatgcaACATTGGGTTTGGTTTCTTGCTTCGTGAAAATGGCATTGTCTCTACCCTCTTAATGCGCTTTTGACCGTAACTTTGAGTTGCACAGAGGCACTGAGATGATTAAAGCTAAAGGATATGATGGATGTAATTATGGAGATATAAATTCACTTAATTGCATACGCTAAGGCTAACATATCATGAAGAATTGCATTCATACTGCAACCCTTGCTGTGGATGGAGTTGGACTTATAAGTGTGAAAACTTGTAGGCTCAACCTGAAATTGATTTTCTTGTATTTTGGAAGCATTTTACTTAAGTTATTCCATTAAATTCGTTAAAATACATGTATTATTACCTAAAATATACCCTGATAGAGGAAAAAATATTCTAATTGTTGAATCTAGGTACAGAAACACTCAATATTCATAACATCGAacaaaaaagtgaaaattgtGTTCTCTTAATGTTTTGAATATTTTACCTTACAAAGTAGAATATAGTTTTAAAATAGCATTTCAAATTCAAGGTCTTTAAAGATATACCGTTGTGATCTCTTAATTACTTGAGGAAAATTGGAACCACATGCCACTCTCCTACCTTTCTTCTCTTTTTGGACCTAATTACAacattaatgataaaaaaaaaatgcataccAGAATTGTAGAGAGTTgggaacaataaaaaaaaattagatagtTTGGCCCTAAAAAAGAATATAGTGTAAATTAGATTTTTGGTTCAAAAGCAAAAAAACATTATCGCAATAACACTATTATCAATGGTGATACACAAAAAAGTTCATACTATTGAATTTTCATCAATAAAGTGAACCTGAACCAAGTGTGACCTCTCTAGTGGAGGGGTTAAAATATGACATAAACACTCAGGTATGACTTATTGTAATTAGAGAATCTTCTCCTTTGCACACACTGGGACaacaaaaagaaagtaagatgcatgttttgtttttaaattataattattgaaactCATCGCTAGAACTTCATTGTGCCAAAGAGATTGTTAGATATGTGTTGGAGTAGATGGACCAAAATTACAAGTTGTCAATGACTGAATATATAATTTTGAGGGACTAATTTAGTTTAGAgagtataaaataaaaaattgacacAAGCTTGTATTACACTCTGACACACCATTTCTTATTTCACttaacaattcaaaacttcatacAACTAGCTCTTATTTATGGAGGATTATTATCAACAAACTAATTTATTTTAACCACATATTCCAACACATAACGTGTATCAAtcaacaccataatcttctcaTCTTCATGCATTAacttttttgttattttcttaCTAACACAATAAATGTAATTTGTAATGCATCATTGAATGAACAaatgttgaatattataagtccTGGAAATATTAAATGGTGTAactgtttgataaatactaaaaataattattgaatataaaaatattacttaataatatttaacttaagaTATTAAgtcttttaaaaagaaaaacttaagatattaagttaaatattttgacttatcaaaataagtgtttTTTAGCTTAATTAACtgatttaagtggtggagaaatcACTCTTATTAAAtacacttaaaataaataaatgattaaatattttaatttatgtgATTAAATGAGTTATCAAACAAGACTTTAATTAGGATGATAAGAACCAGTTGAGAACAgacatttgaaaaaaaaaagatttcaaaagagagaaaagcagGGAAACATGGTTACGTGCAAGAGGTACGGAAAAATTCACTTTCATTCAAAAATCTCGGGAAAATGAAAGTTGTCCGATTTCAATGATCGTCTATGAAGGGAAATTGACTTTCAACGAAAAAGACCGGGAAAATGAAATGAGAGCAGGATTCAACAGGCCTTCTGACCGTACTTCCCGAAGGGATAACACTTAGGTTCTTCTTTTAAAAATATGCTGCTGAAACCTGACTATGCCCTGCCTGCCTTTGTGCTCGAAAGAAGGGGTCTACGAGGCCGATCTCTCTTCGGAGGAAAGAAGTCGTAGCCGTGCAGATTGATTCAGTTCTTCTGGACGAACTTATAAAGAGGTTCGGGCGAGCGAAATCTTCACCCCGATCTCGATCCATATCCAGATCATCCAGTCAGTTCGTTCATAAGTCCCCGTATCATCCATCCTGGTTCCAAAAAGACTCACTCGATTATGGAAATGACTTATATCTAGATATAGAAGGTAGACCTCGATCCTGCGATTGTTGGTGGTAAATGAAGTTTAGATTGGAGAGTGAAGCAGTTAAGATTAAGAATGTTGAATTTAGAATTTGACAAaatttaacataaaaaaattaaaatattaacaaaaataagaaaattactAAGTTGTTGCTTttaatatatgtatgtatgtaatatatgtatgtatgtaatAGATTCGcgaaatatatgaaaatattagttatataataataacaatattaataaatttattagaTCAATTTTCTTATTTGCATTTTGTATAACTTATGTGTTAAAGTTCAATTTATACATAAATTTAATGAATTTTCATTCTCAATTTATCACTTGTTTGTTACAAAAAAGAAATCTAGCAATTTCGCACTCTCCTCCATTTTGTTTAACTTGGTAAAATCTGAAAACCAATTATTATACCCACTATATTTGGCTCATAAAAGTTGATTATAAAGGAAGTTTTGAGAATAAGATTTTCAATGAAAAtttcactatatatatatatatatatatatatatatatatatatatatataacctatCACATCTATATTTGTCTGAATTGAACATCTCACATGCTTAATGAAGATTTGACATACTTAATAGCTAATGTGGCATCACTCGTGTTCTTTAGAATTTTAAAGCACGTGAACTCTGTATATAATAGAATCCAACAAATCAAGGCCACAACTAAGTAAACTGCCAATGAGGATAATGACAAACTAAAAGCCAATTAGCAGTTGACAGATCAACAATTCAGATGTAATCAACATGGATCCCTACATGTCAACAATCCAAAGAATAAATGATGCACAGATCATCAATACGTGTGAATGAAGCCCACCTAATCATGGTTGATTTAAAATCATACGACCTTAACCTCATCCCGTGAATCTTGCATTTTACTATAACTGTATTCATTTGTATGTGCATCAATATGATGATTGTTATCATTAGTATGTAAAATATACAATAcggaaatattttaattttgtaattttctaaatTAAGGTTATCAATGGTCAAAATTGACaatatcaatctaaaaattcttAATTTTGTTAACAGTAAGGACTATAGTTCTCTTTTAGCAACAAAAAAAATCCTATAAGCACTTCTTTATACATCGGGCGAAACcatataattatatttagaatttgtcaaataaaaagcacaatccaaattaataaaaataatctaaataactaaataaaaaaacttattgAATCGGGTAAAATTATTCGGTAATAatgttatagaaatataaaaaatattaaaaaataatgtagttctcataaaaaaaaatgcttgtTTTTGTATAAACATAACTAAATACTATACTTCTTACAGCTTAGAGTGAAACGTTCATCCAAAAAGTTGAAACAAACGTATGTAAATCGGTAGGAGAACAAATGTACATGGGGACGGTCATGTGATGTGGAGTTGAAATCCAGATCAGATCCGATGGCCAAGAAATGCCTCATCTGTGGGCTACCACCTGCATGTGGCCCATCTCATCCTCCCACCTTCttccattattttatttttaattaaacaatGATTTTACGCCTATTATAAATCCACAAATCCTATGCAAAGTATAGGGTTTCCATTCCCTTCGACACTTCTTTTTTGGCTTACAATTAATATCTAACCACCGTTACAATCTTCAATTCAAAGCTTCTTCTCTTTTCGTTCTGGATACGTATAAAAGGTGCGTCCTCTATCTTTTGCGGTTTGattccaattttattttaatgccCCAATTCTCAATTCTAATTTACTTTTCAGAGTTGATGAAATACGATCTTTCTCATAATCAATTTGTGTCGAAGATATTGGAATTGGGTTTGATTCAAGAAAATATGATTCAATTACAGGTTGGTCGATCTCTATGTTTTTCGTCTTCCGGATTGTGGGTTGATTTGTACATAACACTGCTGGAATGATAATTTGTTGTTCTTGATCTTGATCCAATAAGACCCCCTTGAACCATTTATGGATTTGGAAATTGGAACTTCTGCTATTGAATCTGTTGAAGATAATGAATTAGACACCGCTTCATATAGTGATCAAAGTAAAGACAATGTTAACACTAATGGGTCGTGTTCAAATGAGATTCACAACATCGGTACTAACACAACTGATGAACGAGTTAAAGAAGGTGGTGGAATTGAGGAAGGGAGGAATTCTGAGAATTCACAGCCTTCACGTTCTCAATCTCCTTCCGTTGGATCACCTCCTGTGCCTAAAGGGTTTGGCCTGAGAAAGTGGAGGAGAATCAAGAGAGACTTTGTTAAGGATGCTAGTCCTAATGAAGATAATGGTAAAGCTTTGAAGCGGGTATTATCTATGTCTGGTAATCCTAACAAAGCAACAAATATTAAGTCACCTGATATGAAGCCGAATAACATGGGTGTTGCCGATGGGTTGTTGATTTCTGGAACTTCTACAGATTCTAGATTTGCAGTTGGGTCTGCATTTTCTCAGGGTACTGACTCCGAGAATAGTGAGGATCGAAGTAGCAAGTCTTCAACAGCAGCTAGTGCTCCGAGGTTGAGGTATGATCTCCCTGCAGGGTTGGGCTACAACAGGATCAAGAATTTGAGTGGAAAGGGTACTAGTAGCTCAACTCAACGAGTTCAACAAGGGAAGGGACGGGTGGAAAGCTCTAAGAAACATAGAGGAGAAAGGATCAAAATCGAGAAGGAAAACTCTCATTCCAGCATTGAGTCTGACTCTAGAAGTTCCAATTTTGTCTTTGCGCAGGGTGCTCGTTCTGTTACAAGTAACGGGAATCAAAACCACAGATCGATGTATTATGATGGAGAAAACAGCAATCACAGCCATGTAGGGGAGCAACATTTTGGCAAGGATGTCCATGCTGATTATGACCAAGAGGATGGAGAAGTTGGAGATGGTTCACAAGATGAATTAGCTGCGGATGCATCTTGGGAGGGAAAGGCAGAGAAAATCCAGAATCATAGGCCATCACTAGATGGGGATCCTTTGGTTGAGTCTATTGTGAGCCTCCAATCTGTGCAGGAAGCCCTTGAAAGTGGTCAGTGTGCATACATTTATAGTTTTAATAGCCTTACTATGATTTTTGTTAGCCTTACTATGATTTTTGTTGAATGCTCTGCTAATCATTTTGATGTGCTGTTCTCTTGATGATTTCCAATTGTAGAATACCCGAAAGTGCAAATCccgttattgttttattttcatcCAAGTTGCACTTTTTGTTGGAGTTTCAATGCATATTTGTACCCAGGAATAAATATATTTCCTTTTGCTTTTCCCCTTTCACACATTTTGGAAACGCATTAAATCTTCATCCATAGAGGATTACGAAATTAATTTGCTTGCATGGGTGTTTTCTAGAAGGCAGCTTTGACAAGTGTATCAGTGTTAAGGGGAGTAAGATCTAAATTCTTGGGATTGCATTAAAGGAGTTTTTGTAGCTGGTTTGTCATCACAATATGATACTATGTCATGGATATTTTCATTAATGCTAAATTCAGAACTTTGGTTGCATGTGCAAATGCTATTCAATATTGGAGTTGTTCAAGATTGGAACAGCACCGGTAAAATATTAACTGCGCTCGGGGCTTAACTGGGAAGAACGTAGATTAATCTGTGGACATGCTGTATGGTTATTACTTGTATCACAGCTCTGGAGCTAGGCAGCTGTTATTGTTGTTTGATACTTATTCAAGGCTGTATAGTTATTAAAGGTGCAAGGCGCACTAAGACGCAAAGGGGTAATGGAGCCTATGCAAGGCACAAGGCTCAGACGCGGGTCTGAACTACACAAGGCacattaaagaaaaataatatataaaatcataaataacAACAATTAACATTTCTAAAAGTCGAAGCGAAGATAGAGAAGAGAGCCGAATCAAAGGCGTTGGACAAAATCCTTTAATATCGATTCTCTCTTCAAGTCCGTGGATCTTTAATAAATGCAACAAATAATCAAATATTAAACCATATCCAACTATCCATGATCTTAATCATAAATTGCATGAAAAAATTTCCAAATTAACTACTAACTATTCCTTAAAAAGGTCTAATAACTGCTTTTCATTAAGACTAGAGTCTCTATTTGCGATATTTCTAAACTCTTCAAACTCTTCAAAATGGAGCGGCTTTTTTTTGTCGTTCTTTGCAATATTTTTGCTGTCCaaatcttttttattattattattattatttttttgataaatttattatttctatttattcTAATTTAATTTCATCCGTAGATCATATAGAAAGGAAACGGGCCAAACCGCTGAGATTAGAACATCCTTTTAACTTGGAATCCTAAAAAACATTATATAGCTTCTGCATTTGCACCTAGGTGGGCCTCTGGCAACACGCACTCAGGCACGCGCCTCTTGAATAAAGCCCACCTTTTGGCTTCTGAGGAAGTCAGGTGACATGCCTGGAGCCTAGCGCCTTTGATAACTATTACACATCTCAATTCTGGAGCTAGGCAggtgtattttttatttgatgCTTATTTTAAGGCTGCTCAAATAGGTGGCTGATCTATGGCTGTTTGGTGATTCCCCCAGTTTTTTAGATGTCTCTCTGGGATGGTTAGTTTATTTTTGCTGGCATACTATGACCTTATAAATTAATAACATTTCATATTGGTTGAATGCGACGTAGACTTCCCTTTTCAAACTACGTAGTTATTAGCGTAAGCTATTGTGTGTTGCTAGGATTGGTTCGTGCTTTTGTTGGTGATTAACAAGTTCAGCCCTTAGATATTATTTCTTTATTTGCTTCCTTAGGGATTTGTGCTCAAAGGCTTTTGAAGGATTATCTCTTAAAATATTCCGTGGATTTGAAGGCTTTTGCTAATCTATGTATTTCTCATATTTGTGATTTTGTAAAGCTGGTTACTTTGTATCCCTGGTTACATGTTCTTTTTGTCGTCTTCTTATTCTTCtcaatttgtttgtttgtttgtttgtttgttattAATTACTATAAGCTTTAAGTTTATGAACTTTGAAgctagaaaaacaaacaaaaaaaaaactacttttggCGTGACGCATGATGTCGTTTAGCATCTAGCATTTAGTACTAAATCTGTCATTACCTGAAGCTAGCTGTTAATTTGGCTGACAGTCTGAGGTTTGAAACCGCAAATGTAAATGTCCCTGTTGGAATTTTGCTTCTACACGTATTCTACAGATCTCTCTCCTTGTATGGGAATCTATTTATGGATCATATGATGTTTTTCATCTTCAAGAAGCTTTATTTCTGACTAGGTGAATTGTGTGCTGAGTTCGTAGATGTTTTCGCTTTGCTGGCATGTCCATAAATGATATTTGGATGATTTATGAGATTACATCTAACAGTTTCATCCTCAGAGCTGAGGTTTGATAGGCCACCTTTGTATCTCTAATGTCTTTACAATCTTCCAGCTGGAGTTGTTTTGCGAAATGTGAAATCTTTTTTAATTTAGATCTGGCATATTAACTCTAGAAACATGATatctgttattttatttttttgttaaaaagaaagCTGCATAATGTATAACCTCTGATTAATAAATCTTTTGTCGGAGTTTTTCCTTTATCAATTAATCTGAAGTTACAATTTGCTTAAAGTGgtctattttgtttttaaagGATGTTTAGACTGTATAGCTTGGATTGTGGGACATTTATCATAAAGACAGCATTCCTATTCTTTACGACTGTTACGGCCCTGTGATCTAGTTATGGGATGATTTGAATTAATTGTTCTATTTGCTGTTCCTCTTCCTCCAACACCTATGATGGTTAGTATTTAATAGTAAGAGTTCATTGAGGGAGAATTCTTCGAACTCTTGAAACTAAATTGCTGGAAATACTTCCTTGTTTTCctctttatttctttctttcaacATAAATAGTATGTAGGGGCCTGTTACAGTAACACGTAAAGGCTGTCCAAAACTGTCACAGTGTTGGgcagtttaattacaaaatacaGAACTTGGTACGCATAAGAAGATAGCCTAATAAACTTAGGACACATGGGAAGAAACTAATAGTAATTAATATCATGGGGATATTGGTGCATAACAATGTGCCTTGATTATTTAATGAAGTCTACTGTGGTCATCTTTTCATGCTACAAGTTACTTAGAAGCATCTTTTTGGGTTGCATATTAAATTGATGATTAACCTCTTCTAGATATCAGATAACATATAGATGACTTGTATTTTGCTATTTTTAGTATTGTTTTGGATATCAACTGGCTCT encodes:
- the LOC136219524 gene encoding WPP domain-interacting protein 1, encoding MDLEIGTSAIESVEDNELDTASYSDQSKDNVNTNGSCSNEIHNIGTNTTDERVKEGGGIEEGRNSENSQPSRSQSPSVGSPPVPKGFGLRKWRRIKRDFVKDASPNEDNGKALKRVLSMSGNPNKATNIKSPDMKPNNMGVADGLLISGTSTDSRFAVGSAFSQGTDSENSEDRSSKSSTAASAPRLRYDLPAGLGYNRIKNLSGKGTSSSTQRVQQGKGRVESSKKHRGERIKIEKENSHSSIESDSRSSNFVFAQGARSVTSNGNQNHRSMYYDGENSNHSHVGEQHFGKDVHADYDQEDGEVGDGSQDELAADASWEGKAEKIQNHRPSLDGDPLVESIVSLQSVQEALESEVQKFREIGRISSNPVDSIFFDRGIHESSSSEQLDAEKVRQSSWSESQVLSLTENVKYLESRLEEAEAVVKVKESRITELENTLISGKSVREESGNTTELLQDRSKEIESELEQIFRQKMEVEVEYLILSRTMQKLRVGAGDQITLFEQQKALAGEQTQMMNKLGEAEKKAEMLEKKADKVEKVRGEILGTEEVLKMQRKVCKVSWCLFIQLVLLLMVLSLVMMELSPHRGFVVPT